In Quercus robur chromosome 10, dhQueRobu3.1, whole genome shotgun sequence, a genomic segment contains:
- the LOC126703074 gene encoding heparanase-like protein 3, whose amino-acid sequence MGSQYLLTCVCFWLPLVSFTISVASQKSTTGPGKVIEGNVFINGTTSIGRIDDDFVCATLDWWPPEKCDYGTCSWGRDSLLNLDLNNIKFLNAIKAFSPLKIRLGGTLQDKVIYERTGHGQPCSPFVKNNSEFLGFSQGCLPMSRWDELSVFFKKAGAVVVFGLNALSGKTLDSQGSAVGAWNSSNAESLIRYTVNKGYNIIHGWELGNELSGNGIGARVSADQYASDINSLQNVVQNIYAGFKVKPQIVAPGGFFDATWFSDFIKKTPKSLQVVSHHIYNLGPGVDDHLIEKILDPSSLDSTSQTFSRLQSILKNSGTQAVAWVGEAGGAYNSGHNLVTNAFVFSFWYLDQLGMASSFDTKTYCRQTLVGGNYGLLNTSTFAPNPDYYSALLWHRLMGNKVLSTRFSGTNKIRAYAHCSKKTKGITLLLINLDGNTTVQVRVSTENNSGGTKNSSMHEIQIPRTRFATMHRVRGSRRVNETRKEYHLTAKDGDLHSQTILLNGKILNIDSSGLIPPLIPIDVNQLDPIIVAPFSIVFAQIPYIKFSACN is encoded by the exons ATGGGTTCCCAATATCTTCTCACTTGTGTGTGTTTCTGGCTGCCCTTGGTCAGTTTCACCATCTCCGTGGCTTCACAGAAGAGTACTACAGGGCCTGGAAAAGTCATTGAAGGCAACGTTTTTATAAATGGAACAACTTCAATTGGAAGGATAGATGATGATTTTGTCTGTGCCACTCTAGATTGGTGGCCTCCTGAGAAATGTGACTACGGAACATGTAGCTGGGGCAGAGATTCTCTGCTTAATCTA GACCTTAACAACATAAAATTCTTGAATGCCATCAAAG CTTTTTCTCCCCTCAAAATTAGATTAGGTGGGACCTTACAAGATAAGGTAATATACGAGAGAACAGGCCATGGACAACCGTGTAGCccatttgtaaaaaataattcGGAGTTTTTAGGTTTCTCTCAAGGCTGCTTACCTATGTCACGCTGGGACGAACTCAGCGTTTTCTTCAAGAAAGCCGG GGCTGTTGTTGTTTTTGGTCTCAATGCACTAAGCGGCAAGACGTTAGATTCCCAAGGTTCTGCTGTAGGAGCTTGGAATTCCAGTAATGCTGAATCTCTTATACGATATACTGTAAACAAGGGCTATAATATCATTCATGGTTGGGAGCTAG GAAATGAACTGAGTGGGAATGGAATTGGGGCAAGAGTTTCAGCAGACCAATATGCATCCGACATCAATTCTCTCCAAAACGTAGTGCAAAATATTTATGCTGGTTTTAAAGTTAAACCACAAATCGTGGCACCAGGAGGATTCTTTGATGCAACTTGGTTTTCAGATTTCATAAAGAAAACACCTAAATCTCTTCAAGTGGTCTCCCACCACATTTATAACCTTGGTCCAG GAGTTGATGATCACCTTATTGAGAAAATCCTAGACCCCTCTAGTCTGGACAGCACATCGCAGACCTTTAGTAGGCTTCAAAGCATTCTGAAGAATAGTGGGACACAAGCCGTTGCATGGGTTGGTGAAGCAGGCGGGGCTTATAATAGTGGCCATAATCTTGTCACTaatgcttttgtttttagtttctg GTATTTGGACCAACTCGGGATGGCATCATCTTTTGATACCAAAACATACTGTAGACAAACATTGGTTGGTGGAAACTATGGCCTACTCAACACTTCCACCTTTGCTCCAAATCCTGATTACTAcag TGCCCTTCTTTGGCACCGTTTGATGGGAAACAAGGTTCTGTCCACAAGATTCTCCGGGACAAATAAAATACGTGCTTATGCTCACTGCTCAAAGAAAACG AAAGGAATCACATTGCTCTTGATCAACCTAGACGGTAACACTACAGTTCAAGTGCGTGTTTCGACTGAAAATAATTCTGGCGGAACCAAGAATTCGAGTATGCATGAAATTCAAATTCCAAGAACAAGATTTGCTACAATGCATCGAGTTAGAGGATCTAGACGTGTTAACGAAACAAGAAAAGAATATCACTTAACAGCAAAAGATGGGGATTTACACAGCCAAACAATTCTTTTAAATGGGAAAATTCTAAACATCGATTCATCTGGGCTTATTCCACCCCTAATACCAATAGATGTGAACCAATTAGATCCAATAATTGTCGCCCCTTTCTCTATTGTATTTGCTCAAATACCGTATATCAAATTCTCCGCATGTAATTAG